In a genomic window of Polycladomyces abyssicola:
- a CDS encoding FAD-dependent oxidoreductase, with amino-acid sequence MANEKFDAIVVGAGPAGSAAAYTMAKAGLSVVLLERGEFPGAKNLFGGVLYRKQLEDVLPDQWHKAPVERHIVEQRIWLMGKDSAVTFSHRNEAYKEPYNCWTALRVKFDQWFASQAEAAGALPIYETVATELITEGDRVVGVRTDREDGDLYADVVVIADGVNSLLGKQLGIHKEWQPDEVSLAVKEIIALPKEKIQDRFNLEGDEGVTIEFMGETSLGMAGMGFLYTNKDTLSLGIGVMVNHLKKKKIKPYELLDHVKKHPMIRRLVEGGETKEYSGHLIPEGGWNSVPPLSGNGWCITGDAAQLVNFVHREGSNLAMTSGRMAGEAVIEAKKRGDFSRETLRLYDQKVAESFIRKDLVKYKGMHQILKEEDPELLFTRLPQAVNRAAYEMFLVDGVPKGEKQKKAIQYLKQAAGGTWNLLKVGMKGWRAMNG; translated from the coding sequence ATGGCCAACGAAAAATTTGACGCTATCGTCGTGGGCGCGGGTCCGGCGGGAAGTGCGGCGGCTTACACCATGGCCAAAGCGGGATTATCCGTGGTTCTGCTTGAACGGGGGGAATTCCCGGGAGCGAAAAACTTGTTCGGCGGGGTGCTTTACCGCAAACAACTGGAGGACGTGTTGCCCGATCAGTGGCACAAAGCGCCAGTGGAGCGTCATATCGTCGAACAGCGGATCTGGCTGATGGGAAAGGACTCGGCGGTTACGTTCAGCCACCGAAACGAAGCCTACAAGGAACCTTACAACTGCTGGACTGCCCTTCGTGTGAAGTTTGACCAGTGGTTCGCCTCTCAGGCGGAAGCGGCAGGGGCCCTGCCCATTTACGAGACGGTGGCCACAGAGCTGATCACCGAGGGAGATCGCGTGGTCGGGGTGCGTACCGACCGGGAGGACGGAGATCTCTACGCGGACGTGGTGGTGATCGCCGATGGCGTCAATTCGCTGCTGGGTAAACAGTTGGGCATCCACAAAGAATGGCAACCGGACGAAGTCTCATTGGCGGTGAAAGAGATCATCGCCTTGCCCAAAGAGAAGATCCAGGATCGCTTTAATTTGGAAGGTGATGAAGGCGTCACCATCGAGTTCATGGGCGAAACGTCGCTGGGGATGGCCGGGATGGGCTTCCTGTACACCAACAAGGATACGCTGTCGCTCGGAATCGGTGTGATGGTGAACCATCTCAAAAAGAAGAAGATCAAGCCGTACGAACTGCTGGACCATGTGAAAAAGCATCCCATGATCCGACGGCTGGTCGAAGGTGGGGAAACCAAGGAGTATTCGGGACATCTGATCCCCGAGGGCGGATGGAATTCCGTTCCGCCGCTCAGCGGAAACGGTTGGTGCATCACCGGAGATGCTGCCCAGCTCGTTAACTTTGTACATCGGGAAGGGTCCAACTTGGCCATGACATCTGGCCGTATGGCGGGAGAAGCGGTGATCGAGGCCAAAAAAAGAGGCGACTTTTCGCGGGAGACACTTCGTCTGTACGATCAGAAGGTGGCCGAGTCTTTTATCCGCAAAGATTTGGTCAAATACAAAGGCATGCATCAGATATTGAAGGAAGAGGACCCCGAGTTGTTGTTCACCCGCCTGCCGCAGGCGGTGAACCGGGCGGCGTACGAAATGTTTCTCGTCGACGGCGTTCCCAAAGGCGAAAAGCAGAAAAAAGCCATACAATATCTTAAACAGGCAGCCGGGGGAACCTGGAATCTGCTCAAAGTGGGCATGAAGGGATGGAGGGCGATGAACGGATGA
- a CDS encoding glycoside hydrolase family 3 protein, giving the protein MGIRRSVALWMIGSLVLSLFSFPVFAAQSDRTSDPVSLLKQMSLEEKVGQMMMVGFYGSEPNADITRLIREAHAGGVILFAYSQNVVNPVQTAHLTNGLQSLAQETRLGVPLLISTDQEGGVVARLTTGATEWAGNMALGATRKAAYAYQAAKMTGEELRAVGINMNLAPDLDVNVNPANPVIGVRSYGENPQLVADMGAAAIHGYQENVIATGKHFPGHGDTNVDSHLGLPVINKSREELEKVELVPFKRAIAEGIDAIMTAHIHVPALDNTPDLPATLSRPILTGLLRQELGYRGLIITDSMTMAGVANYFGGVPKAAVKAVQAGADIILLTPALKTDEQIEVYQAVLEAARKGEIPVEQIDQSVLRILKVKAKYGLFEHRFVDPADIPDHVATEQHQRTSMKIARSSITLVKNENNLLPLHLKPDQKLGIISQFSLIDRVRSYHAATTEIYHSQVNPSDADIQAAVEMAKTQDVLLVGTYNATANPQQVKLVKALQQLHKPMVVIAFRNPYDIEAFPDVPAYLTAYGFRSVSLQAAVETVFGDNQPKGRLPITIPGLYPYGHGLRYDWNDTDATSDQLSTSQMDANGSKEDRLQELDSSK; this is encoded by the coding sequence GTGGGCATTCGGCGTTCCGTGGCATTGTGGATGATCGGGAGTTTGGTGTTGTCGTTGTTTTCGTTCCCTGTGTTTGCGGCACAATCAGATCGGACATCGGACCCCGTATCGTTGTTGAAACAAATGAGCCTGGAAGAAAAAGTGGGCCAGATGATGATGGTGGGGTTTTACGGAAGTGAGCCCAATGCGGACATCACACGGCTGATTCGGGAAGCCCATGCGGGCGGCGTGATTTTGTTCGCCTACAGCCAAAACGTGGTTAACCCAGTGCAAACGGCCCACTTGACCAATGGCTTGCAGTCGTTGGCGCAGGAAACGCGCCTGGGCGTGCCTCTTCTGATCTCCACCGACCAGGAGGGCGGCGTTGTGGCTAGATTGACGACCGGCGCCACTGAATGGGCCGGCAATATGGCACTGGGTGCGACGCGGAAAGCGGCTTATGCCTACCAAGCGGCCAAAATGACCGGAGAAGAACTGCGTGCCGTCGGAATCAACATGAACCTGGCCCCTGATTTGGACGTCAATGTCAACCCGGCCAACCCCGTCATCGGGGTGCGCTCCTACGGGGAGAACCCCCAACTGGTGGCCGATATGGGTGCGGCGGCGATTCACGGATATCAGGAGAACGTGATCGCGACCGGGAAACACTTTCCCGGCCACGGGGACACCAATGTCGATTCCCATTTGGGATTACCGGTGATCAACAAGAGCCGGGAAGAATTGGAGAAAGTGGAGCTGGTACCGTTCAAACGGGCGATTGCCGAAGGAATCGATGCCATCATGACGGCGCACATCCACGTCCCAGCATTGGATAACACGCCCGATCTGCCCGCTACTTTGTCCCGTCCCATCCTGACCGGCTTGTTGCGACAGGAGCTGGGCTATCGAGGGCTCATCATCACCGATTCGATGACGATGGCGGGTGTCGCCAACTATTTCGGCGGGGTGCCCAAAGCGGCGGTGAAAGCGGTACAGGCCGGAGCGGACATCATCTTGCTCACGCCGGCGTTGAAGACGGACGAGCAGATCGAGGTGTACCAAGCGGTACTGGAGGCCGCCAGAAAAGGGGAGATTCCCGTAGAGCAAATCGATCAATCGGTATTGCGCATCCTGAAGGTCAAAGCGAAATACGGATTGTTTGAACATCGTTTCGTCGATCCGGCTGATATCCCTGATCATGTCGCAACGGAGCAACACCAGCGAACCTCGATGAAAATTGCCCGGTCTTCGATCACGCTGGTCAAAAACGAAAACAATCTATTGCCGCTTCACTTAAAACCGGATCAGAAACTGGGGATCATCAGCCAGTTTTCCCTGATCGACCGTGTTCGTTCGTATCACGCTGCGACGACGGAAATCTACCACAGCCAAGTCAATCCTTCCGATGCGGATATCCAGGCAGCGGTGGAAATGGCCAAAACGCAGGATGTACTGCTGGTCGGGACCTACAATGCGACTGCGAACCCGCAACAGGTGAAATTGGTGAAAGCGCTCCAGCAATTACACAAGCCAATGGTCGTAATCGCCTTCCGCAATCCGTACGACATCGAGGCGTTCCCGGATGTGCCCGCCTATCTCACCGCATACGGATTCCGCTCCGTTTCGCTCCAGGCGGCGGTGGAAACGGTGTTCGGGGATAACCAACCGAAAGGGCGGTTGCCTATCACCATTCCGGGTTTGTACCCCTATGGCCACGGATTGCGTTACGATTGGAACGATACGGATGCGACATCCGACCAACTCTCTACAAGCCAGATGGATGCCAACGGATCGAAGGAAGACCGACTGCAAGAGCTGGACAGCTCAAAATAA
- a CDS encoding LysE family translocator → MFLQVFLIGLLGAISPGPDFAVVTRNSLSYGTRIGIATAFGIAAALTIHIAYTVGGYALILKQSLAVFTVIQLAGAIYLAWLGTQAIRSRPATETETETAKGNGEDTESKSGWQGFRDGFLCNALNPKAALYFLGIFSQFLQPGDPQWYYWIYGLENIVAVGGWFILLAVIISSPRFRKVYHRYRHWSDRLLGAVLIFFSVRILWLVVARWM, encoded by the coding sequence ATGTTTCTTCAAGTCTTTCTCATCGGTTTGCTGGGCGCAATTTCACCCGGACCGGACTTCGCCGTCGTAACGCGCAACAGTTTGAGCTACGGTACTCGAATCGGGATTGCCACAGCATTCGGCATCGCTGCGGCTCTGACCATACATATCGCTTACACCGTCGGTGGATATGCACTGATCTTGAAGCAATCGCTCGCCGTTTTCACCGTGATTCAATTGGCAGGGGCGATTTACCTGGCATGGTTGGGAACGCAGGCGATCCGTTCCCGCCCCGCCACTGAAACGGAAACGGAAACAGCAAAGGGAAACGGAGAAGATACCGAATCCAAAAGCGGGTGGCAAGGATTTCGGGACGGCTTTTTATGCAATGCACTCAACCCAAAAGCGGCACTCTATTTTTTGGGGATATTCTCTCAGTTTTTACAGCCGGGAGATCCACAATGGTACTACTGGATATACGGATTGGAAAACATTGTAGCGGTAGGCGGATGGTTTATCTTGCTTGCTGTAATTATCTCCTCTCCCCGCTTCCGCAAGGTGTATCATCGGTATCGTCATTGGTCCGATCGGTTGTTGGGAGCCGTCCTCATCTTTTTCTCAGTACGAATCTTGTGGTTGGTTGTCGCACGATGGATGTGA
- a CDS encoding electron transfer flavoprotein subunit beta/FixA family protein, producing MLHIVCCVKQVPDSREIRIDPKTNTLIRQGVPAIANFYDMHGLEEALRIKDQYGARITVVCMGPPPAEKTLKQCISLGADEAVLVTDRRFAGADTLATSYVLAKAIQKIGEEWGPVDLVFCGKQTLDGDTGQVGPGIACRLDLEQLTYVEKVVGIDLEKRTITVHRHLEDGVEVVETRLPALLTALKELNKVRRASMPGMLRAARFKPVIWTVDDFPDMDKKQIGLKGSPTIVAKTWVPEQKPVNGEVVKDQSPQEAAAFLADRLWSTDLPDKLGWNQQSEEVSA from the coding sequence ATGCTGCACATCGTCTGTTGTGTGAAGCAAGTACCGGACAGCAGGGAGATCCGGATCGATCCCAAGACCAACACACTGATCCGGCAGGGCGTTCCGGCTATCGCCAATTTTTACGACATGCACGGGCTGGAAGAGGCACTGCGAATCAAGGACCAATATGGAGCCCGCATCACCGTAGTCTGTATGGGGCCACCGCCGGCGGAGAAAACACTGAAACAATGCATTTCCCTCGGAGCCGACGAGGCTGTGTTGGTGACGGACCGCCGGTTTGCCGGGGCGGATACGCTGGCCACCTCCTACGTATTGGCCAAAGCGATTCAAAAGATCGGAGAAGAGTGGGGTCCCGTCGATCTGGTGTTTTGCGGAAAACAAACGTTGGATGGCGACACCGGGCAAGTGGGACCGGGAATTGCCTGCCGTCTCGATTTGGAGCAGTTGACGTACGTGGAAAAAGTAGTGGGCATCGATCTGGAGAAACGAACCATCACGGTTCACCGTCACCTGGAAGACGGTGTGGAAGTGGTGGAAACCCGTTTACCGGCGCTGTTGACGGCGCTCAAAGAGTTGAACAAGGTGCGCAGGGCGAGCATGCCGGGTATGCTCAGAGCAGCACGGTTCAAGCCGGTGATCTGGACGGTGGATGATTTTCCGGACATGGACAAAAAGCAAATCGGGTTGAAAGGCTCCCCGACGATCGTTGCCAAGACATGGGTGCCGGAACAAAAGCCCGTCAACGGGGAAGTCGTAAAAGATCAATCACCGCAGGAAGCGGCCGCATTCCTGGCTGATCGGCTGTGGTCGACGGATTTGCCCGATAAATTGGGATGGAACCAGCAGTCGGAGGAGGTGTCGGCATGA
- a CDS encoding DUF485 domain-containing protein, which translates to MKTGSHNTDWEQIARSPEFRTLMKRKRRFMIWSVAFFSLYYFALPVLTGYFRFLNTPVFGSMNGAYLFALSQFFMAWVLAFLYIRHANRMDRLIEEIICKRKEKAS; encoded by the coding sequence ATGAAAACCGGATCACACAACACCGATTGGGAACAAATCGCCCGTTCACCCGAGTTTCGCACGTTGATGAAACGTAAAAGACGCTTTATGATATGGTCCGTCGCATTTTTCTCTCTCTACTATTTCGCCCTTCCCGTACTGACCGGTTATTTCCGCTTTCTCAACACGCCGGTTTTCGGCTCGATGAACGGTGCTTATCTGTTTGCCCTGTCACAGTTTTTCATGGCATGGGTGTTGGCGTTTCTCTATATTCGTCACGCCAACCGCATGGATCGCCTGATCGAGGAAATCATCTGCAAACGGAAGGAGAAAGCCTCATGA
- a CDS encoding electron transfer flavoprotein subunit alpha/FixB family protein — translation MTVKKKAAQPNDMPDWSEYRGVLVVVEQRDGVAKSVSWQLLGIGRKLAEKLEVETIALVMGHGVGHLAEEAIQRGADKVYICDDPVLSVYRTRPYSRVCLQLIRDIKPEIVLMGATYTGRDLAGAIATHLPTGLTADTTQLDVEPHPSRLLLASRPAFSEKMVATILCKQYRPQMATARAGVFEALPRDPSRKGEIIPITCEMKEEEIAARVLDFIQDEKRVNLEDADVIVAGGRGLGGPGPFRLLKELADALGGVVGASRAAVDAGWIGHEHQVGQTGHTVRPKLYIAVGISGAVQHLVGMQNADVIVAINKDPDAPIFKVAHFGVVGDLFQIVPALTEEVKKRRGLPFLKTENNDPVAAR, via the coding sequence ATGACGGTAAAGAAAAAAGCGGCGCAACCGAACGACATGCCGGACTGGTCCGAATACCGTGGGGTCTTGGTGGTTGTGGAGCAGCGGGACGGCGTAGCCAAAAGCGTGTCGTGGCAACTGTTGGGCATCGGCCGGAAGCTGGCGGAGAAGCTGGAGGTGGAAACCATCGCACTGGTGATGGGCCACGGGGTGGGCCATCTGGCAGAAGAGGCGATCCAACGGGGAGCCGACAAGGTTTACATCTGTGACGATCCTGTGCTGTCCGTCTACCGAACCCGCCCTTACAGCCGCGTCTGCCTGCAATTGATCCGGGACATCAAGCCGGAGATTGTGCTGATGGGTGCCACCTACACCGGCCGCGACCTGGCCGGAGCGATCGCCACCCATTTACCGACGGGACTAACGGCGGACACCACCCAGCTGGACGTGGAACCCCATCCCAGCCGGTTGTTGCTGGCCAGCCGCCCCGCTTTCTCGGAGAAGATGGTGGCCACCATTTTGTGCAAGCAGTACCGACCGCAGATGGCGACTGCACGGGCGGGCGTGTTTGAGGCCCTGCCGCGCGATCCGTCCCGCAAGGGAGAAATCATTCCGATTACCTGCGAGATGAAGGAGGAGGAGATCGCGGCACGGGTGCTGGACTTCATCCAGGATGAAAAGCGGGTCAATCTGGAAGACGCCGACGTGATCGTCGCGGGCGGCCGCGGATTGGGCGGTCCTGGACCGTTCCGCTTGCTGAAGGAACTGGCCGACGCATTGGGCGGCGTGGTGGGTGCATCCAGGGCAGCTGTGGATGCCGGCTGGATCGGTCATGAGCATCAGGTGGGTCAGACCGGACACACGGTGCGGCCCAAATTGTACATCGCCGTAGGCATTTCTGGTGCGGTACAACACTTGGTGGGAATGCAGAATGCCGACGTGATCGTGGCCATCAACAAGGATCCGGACGCACCCATTTTTAAGGTAGCCCACTTCGGGGTCGTGGGGGATCTGTTTCAGATCGTCCCCGCTTTGACAGAGGAAGTGAAAAAACGGAGAGGACTTCCTTTTTTGAAAACGGAAAATAATGACCCGGTCGCGGCGCGTTAA
- a CDS encoding SDR family oxidoreductase — translation MNQKTYFITGFPGFIATKMIRKLLCQYPGSRFELLVHPSQLNKAKTEIHLLENNFGAVGKFTVVPGDITLKNLGMNESTLQRLRGNVTHVFHLAAIYDLAVPKDVAYQVNVVGTDNVNQWVLQLAKLQRYVYFSTAYVSGTRSGRILETELDCGQSFKNFYESTKFEAEVLVQKIRNKVPTTIIRPGIVMGDSKTGETVKFDGPYFIMRFLDKFAKWPIPYIGKGTALINLVPVDYVVDATCYLAHYPKGEDKVYHLTDPRPYRAKDAYRMICEVLIGKKPSFTLPLALVNGLLSIPAFRRWVMVEKETIDYLNLKAEYDCTHALNDLEGSGVVCPDFSDYIKVAVEFYKQHRHDPDKMILVDQKNRMNVGGQQPGYQGHHWNTGRASAKQHARSL, via the coding sequence TTGAATCAAAAAACGTATTTCATCACAGGATTCCCGGGTTTTATCGCAACGAAAATGATCAGGAAATTGCTTTGTCAATACCCAGGTTCCCGATTTGAGTTGTTAGTACATCCCAGTCAATTGAACAAGGCGAAAACAGAAATCCACCTCTTAGAAAACAATTTCGGAGCGGTAGGCAAATTTACTGTCGTCCCTGGTGATATCACATTGAAAAATCTGGGGATGAATGAATCTACGTTGCAGAGACTCCGGGGCAACGTTACTCATGTATTTCACCTCGCCGCGATTTACGACTTGGCTGTTCCAAAAGATGTCGCTTATCAGGTGAATGTCGTTGGAACAGACAATGTGAACCAATGGGTGTTACAATTAGCCAAACTACAGCGATACGTATATTTTAGTACCGCATACGTTTCGGGGACCCGATCCGGAAGAATTTTGGAAACGGAATTGGATTGCGGACAATCCTTCAAAAACTTCTATGAGTCAACGAAATTTGAGGCAGAGGTGCTGGTGCAAAAAATCCGAAATAAAGTTCCTACCACAATCATTCGGCCAGGCATTGTGATGGGGGATTCCAAAACTGGTGAAACCGTCAAATTCGATGGACCCTACTTCATCATGCGGTTTTTGGACAAGTTCGCCAAATGGCCGATCCCTTATATCGGGAAGGGTACAGCTCTGATCAATCTGGTCCCCGTAGATTATGTTGTCGATGCGACTTGTTATTTGGCACATTATCCAAAGGGCGAAGACAAAGTATATCATTTGACCGACCCACGCCCGTACCGCGCGAAGGACGCGTATCGGATGATATGCGAAGTATTGATTGGTAAAAAACCATCATTCACGCTTCCCTTGGCACTTGTGAACGGATTGCTTTCCATACCCGCGTTTCGCAGATGGGTCATGGTGGAAAAAGAGACCATTGATTATCTAAACTTAAAAGCAGAATATGACTGCACACATGCCTTAAATGATCTGGAGGGATCCGGCGTGGTATGTCCGGATTTCTCGGATTACATCAAGGTAGCGGTGGAATTCTACAAACAGCACCGGCATGACCCAGATAAAATGATACTTGTGGATCAGAAAAATAGAATGAACGTAGGTGGCCAACAGCCAGGCTACCAAGGACATCACTGGAACACTGGAAGAGCATCCGCCAAGCAACATGCACGATCTTTATAA
- a CDS encoding cation acetate symporter, which translates to MNTVAFTLFAVIVLLTLGITYWASKRTQTTTDFYAAGRSISGWQNGIAISGDYMSAASFLGIAGLIALNGFDGFLYSVGWLVAYLVVLIVVAEPLRNTGRYTLADMLAYRLKAKPVRSAAALSTISISTFYMIAQLVGAGGIIKLLLGLQYEVAIILIGVLMILYVAFGGMLATTWVQIVKAVLLMTGTILLSLLVLSHFGFSIVEMFNQVSAQYGQSFLEPGKLYKNPLDNISLGLALLAGTAGLPHILIRFYTVPNAKEARTSVAWAMVIIGSFYIMTTFLGFGAALLVGQEKIKAADKAGNMAAPLLADALGGNFFLAFISAVAFATILAVVAGLVISAAGAFAHDFYSNVLRGGQVTEREQIRVAKWASIIVGVVSIILALLAKEQNVAFLVALAFAVAASANLPVIVFSLFWKRFNTAGAVSGILTGLISSILLVLVSPNLMEPDQALFPLKNPAILSVPLGMLGAILGTLLSREPEAERKFTELYVRSQTGIGAE; encoded by the coding sequence ATGAATACCGTGGCGTTCACCTTATTCGCCGTGATTGTGCTGTTGACGCTGGGCATCACGTATTGGGCTTCGAAACGAACGCAAACCACCACCGACTTTTACGCGGCCGGCCGCTCCATCTCCGGTTGGCAAAACGGTATCGCGATCTCCGGTGACTATATGAGTGCCGCCTCGTTTTTGGGGATTGCCGGGTTGATCGCTTTGAACGGATTTGATGGATTTCTGTACTCGGTCGGTTGGCTCGTGGCTTATCTCGTCGTGCTGATCGTCGTGGCCGAACCGTTGCGTAACACCGGGCGCTACACCTTGGCGGACATGCTGGCGTACCGGTTGAAAGCAAAACCGGTTCGATCCGCAGCGGCACTTTCAACAATCTCCATTTCCACCTTTTATATGATCGCCCAATTGGTCGGTGCGGGTGGGATTATCAAACTGTTGCTGGGGCTGCAATACGAGGTCGCCATCATCCTCATCGGCGTGTTGATGATCCTGTACGTCGCATTCGGCGGGATGCTGGCCACGACCTGGGTGCAGATCGTCAAAGCTGTGCTCCTCATGACCGGAACCATTTTGCTCAGCCTGCTGGTGCTCAGCCATTTCGGCTTCAGCATCGTGGAGATGTTCAATCAAGTATCGGCCCAATACGGGCAATCGTTTTTGGAGCCAGGCAAACTGTACAAAAACCCGCTGGATAACATTTCGCTCGGATTGGCCCTGCTCGCCGGAACAGCGGGACTGCCCCACATTCTGATCCGCTTCTATACTGTTCCCAACGCCAAAGAAGCCCGTACTTCCGTCGCATGGGCGATGGTCATCATTGGTTCTTTCTATATCATGACAACCTTCCTCGGATTCGGTGCGGCACTGCTGGTCGGCCAGGAAAAGATCAAGGCCGCAGACAAGGCCGGAAACATGGCTGCTCCTCTGCTGGCGGATGCGCTCGGCGGTAACTTCTTCCTCGCGTTCATCTCCGCCGTGGCTTTTGCTACCATTCTGGCTGTCGTAGCCGGGTTGGTGATCTCGGCCGCCGGAGCGTTTGCCCACGATTTCTACTCCAATGTGTTGCGCGGTGGGCAAGTGACGGAACGGGAGCAAATACGCGTCGCGAAATGGGCTTCCATCATCGTGGGGGTGGTATCGATCATCTTGGCACTGCTCGCCAAAGAACAAAACGTCGCCTTTTTAGTGGCGTTGGCATTTGCCGTGGCCGCCAGTGCCAACCTGCCCGTCATCGTGTTCAGCCTTTTTTGGAAACGTTTCAATACTGCGGGAGCCGTCTCCGGGATCCTCACCGGGTTGATCAGTTCCATCCTGCTCGTATTGGTCAGTCCCAACCTGATGGAACCCGATCAAGCCTTGTTCCCGCTGAAAAATCCGGCGATCCTCTCCGTTCCGCTAGGCATGCTTGGCGCTATATTGGGCACACTCTTATCCCGCGAACCGGAAGCGGAGCGGAAGTTTACCGAACTGTATGTGCGATCCCAGACGGGGATCGGTGCAGAATAG
- a CDS encoding ferredoxin family protein has protein sequence MSSSIAEKLFTIRYKVDDQSHLIIKDQQVCLTCETKECTHFCPADVYDWTGEITTVAFENCIECGTCRIGCPYYNIHWVYPKGGYGITYKYG, from the coding sequence ATGAGCAGCAGCATTGCGGAGAAGTTGTTTACCATCCGGTACAAAGTGGATGACCAGTCCCATTTGATCATCAAGGATCAGCAGGTTTGTCTGACATGTGAGACAAAGGAATGCACCCATTTTTGTCCGGCGGACGTCTATGACTGGACGGGAGAGATAACCACCGTCGCGTTTGAGAATTGCATCGAGTGCGGCACGTGCCGTATCGGGTGCCCCTACTATAATATCCATTGGGTGTATCCAAAAGGCGGGTACGGTATTACGTACAAATATGGTTGA
- a CDS encoding sigma-54 interaction domain-containing protein, with protein sequence MMDPHRRQTTKEWDFEAVIGKLFDELIITDERGRILTVNGDFEKMYGQPSHQLVGKTVAELEKQRVFYPSVTLRVLETREKQTAVQQTKSGRRMLVTGLPVFDNNGQLRWVICLSRDITEPVRLREYLTVLEKEVDRLQAELEVLRRDRMTNEPIVAASKAMQQVLATARKAAKVDVNVLLLGESGVGKTALARWIHQHSARAEGPLIEVNCGAIPEALLESELFGYEAGAFTGAQRKGKPGFAELADGGTLFFDEIAELSPASQVKVLKLIQEKRFYRVGGTEARTSNFRLIAATNQDLEKLVKEGRFRQDLYYRLNVVPIVIPPLRERKEDIVVLIRSLMETICRKYGVHKTVDPQVVDWLTQLSWKGNVRELENLLERLVVTTESTVIRMDDMPEPYRQTGTLPALRWEKGRTLNVILNEVEREVLLSVAKKGRTTAQIASLLGVSQPTVVRKLKKHGIRLHG encoded by the coding sequence ATGATGGATCCTCATCGGAGGCAAACAACTAAAGAATGGGACTTTGAAGCGGTGATCGGGAAACTGTTCGACGAACTGATCATCACCGATGAACGGGGACGCATTCTCACGGTCAACGGCGACTTTGAGAAAATGTATGGTCAGCCGTCCCATCAATTGGTTGGAAAAACGGTGGCGGAATTGGAAAAACAACGGGTGTTTTATCCGTCCGTCACATTGCGCGTACTGGAAACGAGAGAAAAACAGACTGCTGTGCAACAAACGAAAAGCGGGCGCCGGATGCTGGTCACGGGCCTACCGGTGTTTGACAATAACGGGCAGTTGCGATGGGTGATATGTTTGTCGCGGGATATCACCGAGCCGGTCCGATTGCGTGAATATTTGACTGTCCTGGAAAAAGAGGTCGACCGTTTGCAGGCGGAACTGGAGGTTCTGCGGCGCGACCGTATGACGAATGAACCAATCGTCGCGGCGAGCAAAGCGATGCAACAGGTACTGGCGACGGCGAGAAAAGCAGCCAAAGTGGATGTGAACGTCCTGTTATTGGGCGAGTCCGGTGTCGGCAAAACGGCATTGGCGCGTTGGATTCACCAGCACAGTGCCCGGGCCGAAGGTCCGTTGATTGAGGTGAATTGCGGCGCGATCCCGGAGGCACTGTTAGAATCGGAGTTATTCGGATACGAGGCGGGTGCGTTTACTGGCGCACAACGGAAAGGAAAGCCGGGATTTGCGGAATTGGCGGACGGCGGAACGCTGTTTTTCGATGAGATCGCCGAATTGTCACCCGCCTCCCAAGTGAAGGTGTTGAAACTGATTCAAGAAAAGCGATTTTATCGGGTGGGCGGAACAGAAGCGCGGACTTCCAACTTTCGTCTGATCGCCGCAACCAATCAGGATTTGGAAAAACTCGTCAAAGAGGGGAGATTCCGACAGGATTTGTATTATCGTCTCAACGTAGTTCCGATCGTCATTCCGCCGCTTCGGGAGCGCAAAGAAGATATCGTCGTGTTAATCCGTTCGTTGATGGAGACGATTTGTCGCAAATACGGTGTTCACAAAACGGTGGACCCGCAAGTGGTGGATTGGCTGACACAACTTTCGTGGAAGGGGAATGTTCGGGAACTGGAAAACCTGTTGGAACGTTTGGTGGTGACGACGGAATCCACAGTGATCCGCATGGATGATATGCCGGAGCCTTACAGGCAAACGGGAACGCTCCCCGCTTTGCGATGGGAAAAAGGGCGAACGCTGAATGTCATCCTGAATGAGGTGGAACGAGAAGTCTTACTGTCGGTGGCCAAAAAAGGGCGAACCACAGCACAAATCGCTTCATTGCTGGGCGTCAGTCAACCGACTGTCGTGCGCAAATTGAAAAAACACGGCATTCGTCTGCATGGCTGA